One stretch of Micromonospora cremea DNA includes these proteins:
- a CDS encoding SAM-dependent methyltransferase yields MGEPDQPSTARVIDFWLGGDHHFPVDVAAATAFEQAYGPRAPVFRELRAFLGRAVRAITEQGVDGFLVFGAGVPTMGNVHEVAAEATVLYTDVDPVTIRLGQRILAGSDRAGYGYGDATDIGTVDPAQLHRFVPGWGRRPVGVIFLGLAAFLDDDTLARTLDELYDAAAPGSMLAVDFDTEELADHPEALAMMGPAFRMRAPAAFAPLLGRWTPTTDGIVPVSRWRPDGPPASVPDAFHGVLATRGTD; encoded by the coding sequence ATGGGTGAACCGGACCAGCCGAGCACGGCCCGCGTGATCGACTTCTGGCTCGGCGGTGATCACCACTTCCCGGTCGACGTGGCCGCCGCGACCGCGTTCGAGCAGGCGTACGGGCCGCGCGCGCCGGTGTTCCGGGAGCTGCGGGCCTTTCTCGGCCGGGCGGTGCGGGCCATCACCGAGCAGGGCGTCGACGGGTTCCTGGTCTTCGGCGCGGGAGTGCCCACGATGGGCAACGTGCACGAGGTCGCCGCCGAGGCCACCGTGCTCTACACCGACGTCGACCCGGTCACCATCCGGCTGGGGCAGCGCATCCTCGCCGGCAGCGACCGGGCCGGCTACGGCTACGGTGACGCCACCGACATCGGCACCGTCGACCCGGCGCAGCTGCACCGCTTCGTCCCGGGCTGGGGCCGTAGGCCGGTCGGGGTGATCTTCCTCGGGCTGGCCGCGTTCCTCGACGACGACACGCTGGCCCGCACCCTCGACGAGCTGTACGACGCCGCAGCGCCGGGCAGCATGCTCGCGGTGGACTTCGACACCGAGGAGCTGGCCGATCATCCGGAGGCGCTGGCGATGATGGGGCCGGCCTTTCGGATGCGCGCGCCGGCCGCGTTCGCGCCACTGCTGGGTCGGTGGACGCCGACGACGGACGGCATCGTCCCGGTCAGCCGGTGGCGGCCGGACGGCCCGCCGGCATCGGTGCCGGACGCGTTCCACGGCGTGTTGGCGACCCGCGGCACCGACTGA